In one Elephas maximus indicus isolate mEleMax1 chromosome 9, mEleMax1 primary haplotype, whole genome shotgun sequence genomic region, the following are encoded:
- the OMD gene encoding osteomodulin codes for MGFLSQVCILFFSFGVKVYCQYETHQWDEDYDREPDDVYEPEFQFHQNVEHGVPFHQRTLGCASECFCPPNFPSSMYCDNRKLKTIPDIPMHIQQLYLQFNEIEAVTEHPFINATHLKEINLSHNKIKSHKIDHGVFTKFSNLLQLHLEHNNLEEFPFPLPKSLERLLLGYNEISRLQTNAMDGLINLTMLDLCYNHLHDSMFKEKTLFKMKKLMQLNLCSNRLESMPRNLPSSLMYLSLENNSIASIPENYFKELPELRTLRMSHNKLQDIPYNIFNLSNLRELNIGHNKLKQAFYIPRNLEHLYIEYNEIENINATVMCPSINPLHYNHLTYIRADQNKLKEPISSYIFFCFPHMHTIYYGEQRSTNGQTIQLKTQVFRRHQDQDDDDDDDDGDHNNAYEVQEQEETEENIAPHYYEIQQWQETI; via the exons ATGGGCTTTTTAAGTCAAGTATGcatccttttcttctcttttggagtCAAGGTATATTGCCAGTATGAAACTCATCAGTGGGATGAAGACTATGATCGAGAGCCAGACGATGTCTATGAACCAGAATTCCAATTCCATCAAAATGTAGAACATGGAGTTCCTTTCCATCAGCGTACTTTAGGCTGTGCCAGCGAATGCTTTTGTCCGCCTAATTTTCCCTCATCAATGTACTGTGATAATCGCAAACTCAAGACTATCCCAGATATTCCAATGCACATTCAGCAGCTCTACCTTCAGTTCAATGAAATTGAAGCTGTGACTGAACATCCATTCATTAATGCAACTCATCTTAAAGAAATTAATCTTAGCCACAACAAAATTAAATCTCATAAGATTGATCATGGAGTCTTCACTAAGTTTTCAAATCTACTACAGCTTCACCTGGAGCATAACAATTTAGAAgagtttccatttcctcttcctaaaTCTTTGGAAAGACTCCTTCTTGGCTATAATGAAATCTCTAGACTGCAGACAAACGCCATGGATGGGTTAATAAACTTGACCATGCTTGATCTTTGTTACAATCATCTTCACGATTCTATGTTCAAAGAGAAAACCCtcttcaaaatgaaaaaattaatgcaGCTCAACCTATGTAGTAACAGATTGGAATCAATGCCTCGTAATTTACCTTCTTCACTTATGTATCTGTCTTTGGAAAACAATTCAATTGCTTCTATACCAGAAAATTATTTCAAGGAACTTCCAGAACTTCGTACTCTAAGAATGTCACACAACAAATTGCAAGACATTCCATACAATATATTTAATCTTTCCAACCTTAGAGAGCTTAATATCGGACACAATAAATTGAAGCAAGCATTCTACATCCCAAGAAATCTGGAACACCTATACATAGAATATAATGAAATCGAAA aTATCAATGCTACAGTGATGTGTCCATCTATTAACCCACTACATTACAACCATTTAACATACATTCGTGCAGACCAAAATAAGCTAAAAGAACCAATAAGCTCatatattttcttctgcttccctCACATGCATACTATTTATTATGGTGAACAAAGAAGCACTAATGGTCAAACAATACAACTTAAGACCCAAGTTTTCCGAAGACATCAAGATCAagacgatgatgatgatgatgatgatggtgaccaTAATAATGCTTATGAAGTCCAAgaacaagaagaaacagaagaaaatattgcgCCTCATTATTATGAAATTCAACAATGGCAGGAAACTATATAG